One Poecilia reticulata strain Guanapo linkage group LG19, Guppy_female_1.0+MT, whole genome shotgun sequence genomic window carries:
- the pstk gene encoding L-seryl-tRNA(Sec) kinase: MDEAAPRRVRGSPSCLCVLCGLPAAGKSTLTRRIVGTAAERGWRAAVVSYDELIPEKAYYTEVEEDGLDLTDMHTNWKSYRQAVLQCIEQVLEQPEVVVELPSNPLINGAAWQPCVQALLQPKEFHTDGMPLLFLLDDNFYYPSMRYEVYQLARKLSLGFCQVYLQCDLETSIRRNQSRPKPVPVKVIMEMEKRLEFPNPQKNPWESQSISLNSTNDVSNSDVQRVMELVSVTLNNPLSPAEDNSEQKEADRLKCATSAVHQADQACRRLISEAMKAARENEVSSEHMRVLAARLNECKATFLHDLRKRFLQEVCFLQEEDISVEQVVNNIFDDKKNEILSQFIGXHKTM; the protein is encoded by the exons ATGGACGAAGCTGCGCCCCGGAGGGTCCGCGGGTCTCCGTCCTGTCTGTGCGTCCTCTGTGGGTTGCCTGCCGCCGGGAAGTCAACGCTGACCCGCAGGATTGTGGGTACCGCGGCGGAGCGCGGCTGGAGAGCAGCAGTGGTGTCCTACGACGAGCTGATCCCAGAGAAGGCTTATTACACCGAAGTGGAGGAGGATGGTCTCGATCTGACTGACATG CACACTAATTGGAAGTCCTACAGRCAAGCCGTGTTGCAGTGCATAGAGCAGGTCYTGGAGCAGCCTGAAGTGGTGGTAGAGTTGCCAAGCAACCCTCTCATCAATGGAGCTGCATGGCAACCGTGTGTTCAAGCTCTTCTGCAGCCTAAAGAGTTCCACACTGATGGGATGCCACTGCTCTTTCTTTTAGATGACAACTTCTACTACCCAAGCATGAGATATGAAGTGTACCAACTTGCAAGAAAGC TGTCGCTGGGTTTCTGCCAGGTGTATCTGCAATGTGATTTAGAGACCTCCATCAGGAGGAACCAAAGCAGACCTAAGCCCGTTCCCGTCAAAGTGATCATGGAGATGGAGAAGCGTTTGGAATTTCCAAATCCACAAAAGAACCCATGGGAATCCCAAAGCATCTCGCTCAACTCGACAAACGACGTGTCCAACTCCGACGT CCAGAGAGTWATGGAGTTGGTCTCTGTGACATTAAACAATCCACTGAGCCCAGCTGAGGACAACAGCGAACAAAAG GAAGCTGATCGTCTCAAGTGTGCCACGAGCGCGGTCCACCAGGCTGATCAGGCCTGTCGACGTCTGATATCGGAGGCTATGAAGGCTGCCAGAG aaaatgaagtCTCTTCTGAACACATGCGGGTTCTGGCTGCTCGGCTGAACGAATGCAAAGCGACTTTCCTTCACGACTTGCGGAAACGGTTCCTGCAGGAGGTGTGTTTCCTTCAAGAGGAGGACATCAGTGTGGAGCAGGTGGTGAACAATATTTTTGATGACAAAAAGAACGAAATCCTGTCACAGTTTATAGGCARCCACAAaacaatgtga
- the LOC103481582 gene encoding zinc finger protein Pegasus, with product MFFQVQRRKQKMEEIKTEPVDFVKEFQEYLTQQTQHVNMISGSVCGEKETTEPFHAVAPRCEQNVLDPPSVEVSLPMEDGSDIQVESLERTCDGKYKCSYCSYANKGMARLIEHIRIHTGEKPHRCQLCPFASAYERHLEAHMRSHTGEKPYKCDLCAFRCSDRSNLSHHRRRRHKLLPTRVARSPFSNKRTLSSLQKRTGSLGFGRRLLINLSPPSVVVPRPDYFSEFSHRIHQLNGSEYKTPPKMDENESRGRGENGSRTSLDQLSALAGQLASPLPEPQSPASSDRQSLTDEKPILVEQVTVCYNGVQTSPPKEESPTSGHKSYSPESGCGMETNINSGSVSNSQASTPTPAANAPSEEEQNLLHRCQHCDIRFSDNVIYTIHMGCHGYEHPFQCNICGHMCXDKYNFACHFARGQHKK from the exons ATGTTCTTTCAGGTTCAacggagaaaacaaaaaatggaggAGATAAAGACCGAGCCTGTGGATTTCGTGAAAGAGTTTCAGGAATACCTAACCCAGCAAACTCAGCATGTCAACATGATTTCGGGCTCAGTTTGTGGAGAAAAAGAGACAACGGAGCCGTTTCATGCCG ttGCCCCGAGATGTGAGCAGAATGTCCTGGACCCTCCTTCTGTGGAGGTGAGCCTGCCAATGGAGGATGGATCAGACATACAAGTGGAGAGTCTGGAGAGAACTTGCGATGGGAAATACAAGTGCAGCTACTGCAGCTATGCTAACAAGGGCATGGCTCGTTTAATAGAGCACATACGCATCCACACAG GTGAAAAGCCTCACCGCTGCCAGCTGTGCCCGTTTGCCTCAGCATACGAGCGCCACCTGGAAGCGCACATGCGCTCCCACACGGGAGAGAAGCCCTACAAGTGTGACCTCTGCGCCTTCCGATGCAGCGACCGCAGCAACCTGTCAcaccaccgccgccgccgccacaaGCTCCTGCCCACCAGAGTGGCCCGTTCCCCTTTCTCCAACAAGAGGACGCTGAGCTCTTTGCAGAAGAGGACGGGCTCTCTGGGATTTGGCCGGCGGCTCCTGATCAACCTCAGCCCTCCCTCAGTCGTCGTGCCCAGGCCCGACTATTTTAGCGAGTTTTCACACAGAATCCACCAGTTGAACGGCAGCGAATACAAAACGCCCCCTAAGATGGATGAGAACGAGAGCCGGGGCCGGGGTGAAAACGGCTCCAGGACCTCGCTGGATCAGCTTTCCGCTCTTGCAGGTCAGTTGGCCAGCCCTCTCCCCGAGCCTCAGAGTCCCGCGTCCTCCGACAGGCAGTCCTTAACGGACGAGAAACCGATCCTGGTGGAGCAGGTGACAGTCTGCTACAATGGTGTACAGACCTCTCCGCCTAAAGAAGAATCTCCCACCTCAGGTCACAAAAGCTACAGTCCTGAGTCTGGCTGTGGCATGGAGACTAACATCAACAGTGGCAGTGTTAGCAACAGCCAAGCCAGCACACCAACGCCTGCTGCAAATGCTCCAAGCGAAGAAGAGCAAAACCTTTTGCACAGATGCCAGCATTGTGATATCCGCTTTTCTGATAACGTAATCTATACCATTCACATGGGCTGCCACGGCTACGAACATCCATTCCAGTGCAACATCTGTGGTCACATGTGCRTGGACAAATACAATTTTGCGTGCCATTTTGCCCGTGGACAGCATAAGAAGTGA
- the LOC103481829 gene encoding transmembrane protein 150A-like — MSVWMILPVSLPVFTITGIWVVYAMALYNQHVCPVHNWWKSALLSSHASAFFCCSKCGTLPPESCFFSLICSTGAFMVMLVSLLRYAHVIEKHQNCVLNMASLSTGWMCAAGLTMVGNFQVDFAKVLHYVGAGVAFPSSMLFVSFQTALTYRLAKTQEEYWMGHIRAGMSVLALIALVLSGVFFCQESFSLQHTSAIFEWIYCMVIMFFYGTFAFEFGGVSADTLIVLSKGGGLPSFSLTGHKPEISGGPGHHQAENLSIL, encoded by the exons ATGTCTGTGTGGATGATCCTTCCTGTCAGCCTACCAGTCTTCACCATTACAGGAATATGGGTCGT ATATGCAATGGCCCTCTACAACCAGCATGTCTGCCCTGTGCACAACTg GTGGAAA AGCGCCTTGCTGTCATCTCATGCTTCTGcctttttctgctgcagtaaaTGTGGAACTCTGCCACCTGAAAGCTGTTTCTTCAGCCTCATTTGCAGCACAGGAGCCTTCATGG tGATGCTCGTCTCTCTGCTGCGTTACGCTCACGTGATTGAGAAGCACCAGAACTGTGTTCTGAACATGGCCAGCCTTTCCACCGGGTGGATGTGTGCTGCTGGTCTCACCATGGTGGGAAACTTCCAG gtGGATTTTGCCAAAGTCCTTCATTATGTAGGCGCTGGAGTGGCGTTCCCATCCAGCATGCTGTTTGTGAGCTTCCAAACGGCTCTAACCTACAGATTGGCCAAAACCCAGGAGGAGTATTGGATGGGTCACATACGGGCGGGGATGTCTGTGCTTGCACTGATCGCCCTGGTGCTCA GTGGAGTTTTTTTCTGCCAGGAGAGCTTCTCCCTGCAGCACACCTCCGCCATCTTCGAGTGGATCTACTGCATGGTCATCATGTTCTTCTACGGGACGTTTGCCTTTGAGTTTGGAGGGGTGTCAGCCGACACACTGATCGTTCTCTCCAAAGGAGGGGGACTTCCCAGCTTCTCCCTCACTGGGCACAAGCCGGAGATTAGTGGCGGGCCTGGCCACCACCAGGCAGAGAACCTGTCGATCCTTTAA